In Tribolium castaneum strain GA2 chromosome 4, icTriCast1.1, whole genome shotgun sequence, one DNA window encodes the following:
- the cib gene encoding thymosin beta isoform X3, whose protein sequence is MSCPVPAPALKDLPRVAGDLKSELEGFKPTNLKNADTQEKIVLPSAEDVAQERTHNALIAGVENFKSSSLKRTDTREKIVLPNAQDVAAEKTEKALIAGIEHFDPSKLKHTETQEKNPLPDKDVIEQEKGQRQLISGIENFDSSKLKHAETCEKNPLPTKEIIDQEKSA, encoded by the exons ATGTCCTGTCCAGTTCCTGCCCCAGCCTTGAAGGACCTTCCCCGAGTGGCCGGTGACCTCAAGAGCGAGCTTGAGGGCTTCAAACCGACCAACTTGAAGAATGCCGACACTCAAGAGAAAATTGTTCTTCCCTCGGCTGAAG ATGTGGCTCAGGAACGCACGCATAACGCACTGATCGCAGGAGTAGAGAATTTTAAGTCTTCCTCCCTCAAACGAACAGATACCAGAGAGAAGATCGTGTTACCGAACGCCCAAG ATGTAGCGGCCGAGAAAACGGAGAAAGCTCTGATCGCCGGTATCGAGCATTTCGATCCAAGTAAACTCAAACACACCGAAACTCAGGAGAAAAATCCTCTTCCAGACAAAGACG tgATTGAACAAGAAAAAGGCCAAAGACAGTTGATTTCCGGTATTGAAAATTTCGATAGTAGCAAACTAAAGCACGCCGAAACCTGCGAGAAAAATCCGCTACCAACTAAGGAAATAATCGATCAAGAGAAGAGTGCTTAA
- the cib gene encoding thymosin beta isoform X4, whose product MSCPVPAPALKDLPRVAGDLKSELEGFKPTNLKNADTQEKIVLPSAEDVAAEKTEKALIAGIEHFDPSKLKHTETQEKNPLPDKDVIEQEKGQRQLISGIENFDSSKLKHAETCEKNPLPTKEIIDQEKSA is encoded by the exons ATGTCCTGTCCAGTTCCTGCCCCAGCCTTGAAGGACCTTCCCCGAGTGGCCGGTGACCTCAAGAGCGAGCTTGAGGGCTTCAAACCGACCAACTTGAAGAATGCCGACACTCAAGAGAAAATTGTTCTTCCCTCGGCTGAAG ATGTAGCGGCCGAGAAAACGGAGAAAGCTCTGATCGCCGGTATCGAGCATTTCGATCCAAGTAAACTCAAACACACCGAAACTCAGGAGAAAAATCCTCTTCCAGACAAAGACG tgATTGAACAAGAAAAAGGCCAAAGACAGTTGATTTCCGGTATTGAAAATTTCGATAGTAGCAAACTAAAGCACGCCGAAACCTGCGAGAAAAATCCGCTACCAACTAAGGAAATAATCGATCAAGAGAAGAGTGCTTAA
- the cib gene encoding thymosin beta isoform X1 encodes MSCPVPAPALKDLPRVAGDLKSELEGFKPTNLKNADTQEKIVLPSAEDVAQERTHNALIAGVENFKSSSLKRTDTREKIVLPNAQDVAAEKTEKALIAGIEHFDPSKLKHTETQEKNPLPDKDVVLQEKNHLNLLNGVEHFDKATMKHTTTAEKIVLPDNEVIEQEKGQRQLISGIENFDSSKLKHAETCEKNPLPTKEIIDQEKSA; translated from the exons ATGTCCTGTCCAGTTCCTGCCCCAGCCTTGAAGGACCTTCCCCGAGTGGCCGGTGACCTCAAGAGCGAGCTTGAGGGCTTCAAACCGACCAACTTGAAGAATGCCGACACTCAAGAGAAAATTGTTCTTCCCTCGGCTGAAG ATGTGGCTCAGGAACGCACGCATAACGCACTGATCGCAGGAGTAGAGAATTTTAAGTCTTCCTCCCTCAAACGAACAGATACCAGAGAGAAGATCGTGTTACCGAACGCCCAAG ATGTAGCGGCCGAGAAAACGGAGAAAGCTCTGATCGCCGGTATCGAGCATTTCGATCCAAGTAAACTCAAACACACCGAAACTCAGGAGAAAAATCCTCTTCCAGACAAAGACG TCGtgctacaagaaaaaaatcaccttAATCTGCTAAACGGAGTCGAACATTTCGACAAAGCCACAATGAAGCATACCACCACGGCTGAAAAGATTGTTTTACCCGATAACGAAG tgATTGAACAAGAAAAAGGCCAAAGACAGTTGATTTCCGGTATTGAAAATTTCGATAGTAGCAAACTAAAGCACGCCGAAACCTGCGAGAAAAATCCGCTACCAACTAAGGAAATAATCGATCAAGAGAAGAGTGCTTAA
- the cib gene encoding thymosin beta isoform X2, whose amino-acid sequence MSCPVPAPALKDLPRVAGDLKSELEGFKPTNLKNADTQEKIVLPSAEDVAAEKTEKALIAGIEHFDPSKLKHTETQEKNPLPDKDVVLQEKNHLNLLNGVEHFDKATMKHTTTAEKIVLPDNEVIEQEKGQRQLISGIENFDSSKLKHAETCEKNPLPTKEIIDQEKSA is encoded by the exons ATGTCCTGTCCAGTTCCTGCCCCAGCCTTGAAGGACCTTCCCCGAGTGGCCGGTGACCTCAAGAGCGAGCTTGAGGGCTTCAAACCGACCAACTTGAAGAATGCCGACACTCAAGAGAAAATTGTTCTTCCCTCGGCTGAAG ATGTAGCGGCCGAGAAAACGGAGAAAGCTCTGATCGCCGGTATCGAGCATTTCGATCCAAGTAAACTCAAACACACCGAAACTCAGGAGAAAAATCCTCTTCCAGACAAAGACG TCGtgctacaagaaaaaaatcaccttAATCTGCTAAACGGAGTCGAACATTTCGACAAAGCCACAATGAAGCATACCACCACGGCTGAAAAGATTGTTTTACCCGATAACGAAG tgATTGAACAAGAAAAAGGCCAAAGACAGTTGATTTCCGGTATTGAAAATTTCGATAGTAGCAAACTAAAGCACGCCGAAACCTGCGAGAAAAATCCGCTACCAACTAAGGAAATAATCGATCAAGAGAAGAGTGCTTAA